The Deltaproteobacteria bacterium genomic sequence CGGCTCGACGCCCCACAACAGATACTTCTGCAGACCGAACAGATCGTTGCGCAGCAGCTTCTCGGCGGTCACGATCAGCTCGTCCGGTTCGAGCGGGTCGTCGTTCTTCGCGATCAGGTTGCGAAGATAGCGGCGGGACATCATCAGGGGCAGGTAGTCCTCCGTCGACGACGTCGCGTGCAGCACGAGCTTCGTACGCGGAAACTTGTCGCCAACCCGATCGAACAACGGCTCCCAGCCGTCGTCGTCGCGCAGCGGCGGATCGAAGTTGACCATCATCAGATCGTAGCCGTCGGCGTCGATCGCTTCGCGCAGCTTTGCGTCGTCGTGAGTGACGACGACGGTGCTGCCGGTCGCGTTGAGCGCGCGCTCCGCGACGCGACACGCTCTCGGATCGGGGTCGTAAAACAGGATCGTCTTGCCGCGCATGGACGAAAAAACTCGACTCGTGTGCGTGCTCCGGCGCTCGCCCGGCTACCTCGTCGTTACCCAGGGTAACACATCGGTGGGTTCCGGGGCGCGAAGCGCGCGTGTATACTGAGGCTGAACGGACGGACCACGATGTCTCCCACGCAGCGCGCTGGAGACCGCGGGGGGACGGGGGCGGAAGACAGGGTACGTGTGCTCGCGGTCGACGATGAGCCGATCAACCTCGAGATGCTCGAGCGCTCGCTGCGCCGCGACTACGAGGTCGTGACCGCCGACGACCCGGAGTCGGCTCTCGAGCTGTTGCGGACCGCTCGCGACCGGTCCGCCGAGTTCGCGGTGATCCTGTCCGACTACCGCATGCCGGGGATGTCCGGTGCCGCATTCTTGGCGGCGTCGATGGAGCACATGCCCCACGCCAAGCGCGTCATCGTCACCGGCTACGCCGAGGTCGACGCCCTCATCGACGCGGTCAACGCCGGGCAGATCCACTACGTAGTCAAGAAACCGTGGAACCACAACGAGTTGACGCGGCTCGTCGGGCACTTCGTCGGCGTGTACCGGATCGAGCGCGAGAACCGCCGGCTGGCGGCCGAGCTGCGCGCGGCCAACGCCGCTTTGGCCGCGCGCGGTGACACGCTCGCACGCTCCCTCGACGGCGCGGCGCGCCAACTCGCGCACGCGCAGCGCGACCTCGAGATCCTGTCGTACAAGGACGGACTCACCGGCCTGTACAGCCACCGCGCGTTCCAGGAGCGACTGCGCGAGGAGATCGCCCGCGCCAAGCGATACCGGTCCCCGGTGTCGGTCGTCCTCGCCGACATCGACCGGTTCCGCTCGATCAACAACGACGTGGGCTACCAGCTCGGCGACGAAGTGCTCCGTCGCATTGCGGAGTTGATGCGCGGTGATGCGGAGGACTACCGGCTCCGCGACAGCGACGTGGTCGCGCGCTTCGGCGGCGAGGAGTTCATTCTGATCCTGCCGGAGACCGCCAAGGCCGGGGCGGCGACCAAGGCCGACCGGCTGCGCCGACGCATCGCCGACACCGAGTTCCCGGGCGGGCTCCACATCACGATGAGCTTCGGCGTCGCAGCGTTCCCCGACGACGCCCACGAAACCGAAGATCTGATCGCCGCGGCCCAGCGCGCGCTGCGCCGCGCCAAGGCGAAGGGGCGCGACCAGGTGCGGGTGTTCGGCGACGACGAGACGACGGGCGCCCGGTTTGCGGCGAGCGACACGATCGAACGCGCCCCGGCCTCGACGTCCGCGTCGGTGCCAGCCGTCGCGGCGGTCGCAGCCGACGCGTTCCCGACCTACCACCAGTACCTGCTCGCGCTCACCGAGGCACTCGAACTCGACCGCGCGCTCAATTGCCTGTACATCGACCTCGGCCAGCTCCAACGGGTCGAGTCCGAGTACGGCGTCACCAAACACGCCGATGTGTTGCTCCAGGTCGGCCGCGCGCTCGAGCGCATGCGCGGCAGCCTGCTGCGGCACGACGACATCGTGTGCCGCTCTGCCGACGGCGACGCTTACCTTTGCTTTTTGTCGGCCGCCCGGATCGTGCAGGACGATCCGGGCGAACACGACCTCGAGGGAATCGCGGCGCGCGTGCGCGACGCCCTCGCCAAAGAGCTCGCGCCGACGTTGCAAGACCTGATTCACGACCACCCGCGGCTCGCCGTCGGCTATGCGCGCGTGCTCAACAACACGATGGTGCGCCCCGAACGGCTGATCAACAGGCTCGTATCGGAAGCGGCCGAGTCGGCCGAGCTGCTGCGCCGGCGCGACGTCCACCGAGACAAGGCGTTGCTGCAGGAGATCATCTTGTGCCGGCGGCTGCGCGCGGTCTACCAGCCGATCGTCCACCTCGGAACCGGCGACACGTTTGGCTTCGAGGCGCTCACCCGCGGTCCGATCAAGACGCCGCTCGAGTCTCCGACGGCGCTGTTTTCCGTCGCCGACGAGGTCGACCTCACGTTCGAACTCGATCGCGAGTGTTTTCGCAACGCGCTGCGCGGCGCCGACGACCTCGAGCCGATCCATCGGCTGTTCGTGAACCTGCTGCCGCTATCGTTTTACGACTCGAGCTTCGTCGAGCGCGAGGTGGGCGAGCTGCTCGACGCCGCCGGATTGACGCCGGCCAACGTCGTGTTCGAGATCACCGAGCGGCTCGCGATCGAGAACTTCGCGTCGTTCCGCCGGGCGCTCGCGGGCTACACCGCGATGGGGTTCGGCGTCGCGATCGACGACGTCGGCACGCGACACTCGAACCTCGAGTCGGTGATGGCCCTGCGGCCACACTTCATCAAGATCAGTGACGTGCTCACGCGCGGCGTGTCGCGATCGACCGTAAAACGCGAGATGCTGCGGTCGCTGTGTCGCATCGCCGAGGCAATCGACGCCGTGGTCGTCGGCGAGGGCATCGAGACGCCGGACGACCTCGCGGTGATGCGCGAGCTGGGCGTCCATTACGGGCAGGGGTTTCTGCTCGCGCGCCCTGGCCCCGCGTTTCCGCGCGTCCGCACCGCGGTGCGCCGAATGGTGCAGGATCTGCGGACGGCGGCCGCGCCGACCCCCGCGCCCGCCGCCGACGGCGACGGATTTGACGACGAGGGCGACTTCCGCGAGGATCAGGACGAGCCGACCCTCGCGCGCGGGTCGGGCACGCACCGCACGCCCGCGCCATCCGATTCACCCGAGCCGAGCGACCCCGTCGAAGACGACACCTCACCCCACCTCGTGTGATGGACGCAAACACGCTCCACAAGCTGCTTGCCTTCGGGATCGATCGCGGCGTATCCGACATCCACTTCGAGGTCGGCTATCCTCCGCATTACCGCCTGCACGGCGAGCTGCTCGGCGCCCGCAAAGTTCCTCCGCTCACGCCGGCGGACACAGAGGCGATCGCCGACATCCTGCTCGCCGGGCGCAAGAAGCTCGACTACACGCAGCCGTTCGGCGAAATCGACGTGTCCTACTCGCTGTCGGGCATGGGGCGGTTTCGCGCGTCGATCTTCCGCCAGCGCAGCTCGGTCGGGATCGTGATGCGGCTCATCCCGTTTACGGTCAAGACGTTCGACGAGCTGCATCTGCCGCCGGTGCTCGCCGAAATCGCCGACGCGCGCCGCGGCCTCGTGCTCATCACCGGCGCCACCGGCAACGGCAAGTCGACCACGATCGCGGCGATGATCCGCTACTTGAACGAGACGCGGCACGCACACATCATCACGATCGAGGATCCGATCGAATACCTGTTCGAACCGGGCAAGTGCATGATCATCCAGCGCGAGGTCGGCACGGACACCGAGTCGTTCGCCGACGCGCTCACGGCCGCCCTGCGCCAGGATCCCGACGTCATCATGGTCGGCGAAATCCGCGACCGGAAAACGGCGGAGACCTGCTTGAAAGCGGCCGAGACCGGCCATCTGGTCATCTCGGCGATCCACACGCCCGACTCGGTGGCGACCATTCAGCGCTACGTCGGCATGTTCCCGCCCGAGGCGCAGGATGTCGTCCGCGAGCGGCTCGGAGACAGCCTGCAGGCCGTCGTGTCGTTGCGGCTGCTGCCGGGCAAGGACGGCCGCGGCCGCATCCCGGCGGTCGAAATCTTGCGCGTGACGCGAACCATTCGCGAGTGCATCCGCACGCCCGGCCGGCTCGGCGACATCCCCGACCTCATCCGCCGCGGCCGCGACCTGTACAGCATGCAGCTGTTCGATCAACATCTGGTCGACCTGGTCAACGCGGGCGTCATCACGATGGAGGTCGCGACCTACGCCAGCTCGAACCCGGAGGAGTTCGAGCGCTCGCTCAACATCATCTGACCCGGCGGGCGCCCGCCGGCGCGCCCGCTCGGCCTCAGCGGCCCCGGCGGGCGCGGCCCCGGCGCCCGCGCGTACCGGCGAGCTCGCGCTGCAGATCGAGAGCGTCCCGGTTGCGCGGTTCCAGGTCGAGCGCGGCGCGCACGGCGGCCCGTGCGCGCTTGCGATCGCCGAGCGCACGATACGCCCGCGCCCGGCCGATGTGGGCCAGGGCGGGCCGACGCAGCGGCGGGCGCGCCAACAGCGCGCTCTCGTACGTAAACGCGGACCGCCGTGCGGCGTTCGTCTCGAGATACGCGCGGCCGAGCGCCAGCAGCAGCTCGCCGTCGAACGGGTTGATGTTCACGGCCATCTCGCCGAAGGTGCGCACCTTGGCCCACGCGCGCTTCTTGGCGTACGCGTCGACCAGATGCTTGATCGGCGCGTACTGCATCTGCTCGATGACGACGTAGCGTTCGTACTCGGCGAGCGCGTCGTCGACGCGGCCCTTGTCCTCGTACATCTCGGCGAGCAGAAGGTACGGGTCGGATCGCTCCGGATCGAGCCGCTTGGCGGCGGCGAGCTGCCGCTCGGCGGCGGCGACATCTCCCTCCTGAATCGCGAGATAGCCGAGCCGCACGCGCGGTTCGTACCCGTCGTGCCCGGCCGCGAGCAGCTGCTCGTAGCGGCGCTTGGCCATGCCGAAATTGCGCTCGCGCAGCGCCAGCTCGCCGAGCACGTACAGGGCGTACGGGTTGTCGGGATCGAGTGCGAGCGCATCGGTCATCGCCGCGCGCGCGCCATC encodes the following:
- a CDS encoding EAL domain-containing protein; the protein is MSPTQRAGDRGGTGAEDRVRVLAVDDEPINLEMLERSLRRDYEVVTADDPESALELLRTARDRSAEFAVILSDYRMPGMSGAAFLAASMEHMPHAKRVIVTGYAEVDALIDAVNAGQIHYVVKKPWNHNELTRLVGHFVGVYRIERENRRLAAELRAANAALAARGDTLARSLDGAARQLAHAQRDLEILSYKDGLTGLYSHRAFQERLREEIARAKRYRSPVSVVLADIDRFRSINNDVGYQLGDEVLRRIAELMRGDAEDYRLRDSDVVARFGGEEFILILPETAKAGAATKADRLRRRIADTEFPGGLHITMSFGVAAFPDDAHETEDLIAAAQRALRRAKAKGRDQVRVFGDDETTGARFAASDTIERAPASTSASVPAVAAVAADAFPTYHQYLLALTEALELDRALNCLYIDLGQLQRVESEYGVTKHADVLLQVGRALERMRGSLLRHDDIVCRSADGDAYLCFLSAARIVQDDPGEHDLEGIAARVRDALAKELAPTLQDLIHDHPRLAVGYARVLNNTMVRPERLINRLVSEAAESAELLRRRDVHRDKALLQEIILCRRLRAVYQPIVHLGTGDTFGFEALTRGPIKTPLESPTALFSVADEVDLTFELDRECFRNALRGADDLEPIHRLFVNLLPLSFYDSSFVEREVGELLDAAGLTPANVVFEITERLAIENFASFRRALAGYTAMGFGVAIDDVGTRHSNLESVMALRPHFIKISDVLTRGVSRSTVKREMLRSLCRIAEAIDAVVVGEGIETPDDLAVMRELGVHYGQGFLLARPGPAFPRVRTAVRRMVQDLRTAAAPTPAPAADGDGFDDEGDFREDQDEPTLARGSGTHRTPAPSDSPEPSDPVEDDTSPHLV
- a CDS encoding PilT/PilU family type 4a pilus ATPase: MDANTLHKLLAFGIDRGVSDIHFEVGYPPHYRLHGELLGARKVPPLTPADTEAIADILLAGRKKLDYTQPFGEIDVSYSLSGMGRFRASIFRQRSSVGIVMRLIPFTVKTFDELHLPPVLAEIADARRGLVLITGATGNGKSTTIAAMIRYLNETRHAHIITIEDPIEYLFEPGKCMIIQREVGTDTESFADALTAALRQDPDVIMVGEIRDRKTAETCLKAAETGHLVISAIHTPDSVATIQRYVGMFPPEAQDVVRERLGDSLQAVVSLRLLPGKDGRGRIPAVEILRVTRTIRECIRTPGRLGDIPDLIRRGRDLYSMQLFDQHLVDLVNAGVITMEVATYASSNPEEFERSLNII